Proteins from a single region of Bacteroidales bacterium:
- the glmM gene encoding phosphoglucosamine mutase: protein MTLIKSISGIRGTIGGKAGNGLTPADIVKFTAAYLTWLKTQGNKKELCIIIGRDARISGPMVCDMVCGTAAGMGVNVIDVGLATTPTVEMMVAMLKADGGIIITASHNPKNWNALKLLNSKGEFLSASDGNKILEIAEQDDVSFCEVERIGKVEQYDTALISHINKILELPLVDKDAIAAAKFRVAIDCVNSVGGIAIPALLEALGVTMIEKLYCEPNGVFPHNPEPLPEHLEDISKLVIQCKANVGFVVDPDVDRLAIICENGEMFGEEYTLVAVADYILKNKKGNTVSNLSSTRALQDVTEKHGGKYFASAVGEVNVVEMMKKQDAVIGGEGNGGVIYPDLHNGRDALVGIALFLTHLAKSKMKCSTLRDAYPNYFISKNKIELEKGIDVDNILKKMTVKYNKQPISTIDGVRVEFEKDWVHLRKSNTEPIIRIYAESDSEAKAETLAKKIIQDIKEIIKE from the coding sequence ATGACTCTAATAAAATCAATCTCAGGAATCAGGGGGACAATTGGTGGTAAAGCAGGCAATGGTCTGACTCCCGCTGATATTGTGAAATTCACAGCAGCATACCTTACATGGCTGAAAACGCAGGGGAATAAAAAAGAATTATGCATCATTATTGGACGTGATGCGCGAATATCCGGACCTATGGTTTGTGATATGGTTTGCGGAACTGCAGCCGGAATGGGTGTAAATGTTATTGATGTTGGATTAGCAACCACGCCAACGGTTGAAATGATGGTTGCCATGCTTAAAGCTGATGGCGGAATAATTATCACTGCAAGCCATAATCCTAAAAACTGGAATGCACTGAAATTATTGAATTCGAAAGGTGAATTCCTGTCAGCTTCTGATGGGAACAAGATCCTTGAAATTGCTGAGCAAGATGATGTATCATTTTGTGAGGTAGAAAGAATAGGGAAAGTTGAGCAATACGATACGGCACTTATATCTCATATAAATAAAATTCTTGAATTACCACTGGTCGATAAAGATGCAATTGCTGCGGCAAAATTTCGCGTTGCCATTGATTGTGTAAACTCGGTGGGAGGCATTGCTATTCCTGCGTTGCTTGAAGCGCTTGGAGTTACCATGATTGAAAAATTATATTGCGAGCCGAATGGTGTTTTTCCTCATAATCCAGAGCCATTGCCTGAACATCTTGAAGATATTTCAAAATTAGTTATTCAGTGTAAAGCTAATGTTGGCTTTGTTGTTGACCCTGATGTTGACCGTTTGGCAATAATATGCGAAAATGGTGAAATGTTTGGCGAAGAATATACCTTGGTTGCTGTTGCCGATTATATTTTGAAAAACAAGAAAGGTAACACGGTTTCAAATCTTTCTTCAACACGTGCATTGCAGGATGTTACTGAAAAGCATGGAGGGAAATATTTTGCATCGGCAGTTGGCGAAGTAAATGTGGTTGAAATGATGAAAAAACAAGATGCAGTTATCGGTGGTGAAGGCAACGGTGGCGTGATATATCCTGACTTGCATAATGGTCGCGATGCATTAGTTGGTATAGCGTTATTCCTTACTCATCTTGCAAAATCAAAAATGAAATGTTCAACTTTACGTGATGCTTACCCTAATTATTTTATTTCGAAAAATAAAATTGAATTGGAAAAAGGAATTGATGTTGACAACATCTTGAAGAAGATGACAGTTAAATATAACAAACAACCCATAAGCACTATCGATGGCGTTAGGGTTGAATTTGAAAAGGATTGGGTTCATTTAAGAAAATCGAATACCGAACCCATCATAAGGATTTATGCTGAAAGCGATTCGGAAGCAAAAGCCGAAACACTTGCAAAAAAAATAATCCAGGATATAAAAGAAATTATTAAAGAATAA
- a CDS encoding phosphosulfolactate synthase: MKNNILNFIPERPSKPRKKGVNMMMDKGLSIREVEDFISVAGEYTDFAKLGFGTSMVMNGIIETKIKLYKEANIKVYLGGTLFEAFIIRDKLDEYKRLIDKLKVDAIEVSDGSILMDHDVKCNYISQLSKTHTVLSEVGSKEAGIITAPNKWIQMMQSEIDAGSSFVIAEARESGTVGIYRPNGNAHVSLVTKITSKIDKDKILWEAPLKSQQVWFIKEFGCNVNLGNIAPNEIIPLETLRIGLRGDTFFQFLPDEFQKLKIKPKAK, encoded by the coding sequence ATGAAAAACAACATTCTGAACTTTATTCCCGAAAGACCTTCCAAACCAAGGAAAAAGGGAGTCAATATGATGATGGATAAAGGGCTGAGCATCCGTGAAGTTGAAGATTTTATAAGTGTTGCAGGCGAATATACCGATTTTGCTAAACTGGGTTTTGGCACTTCAATGGTTATGAACGGTATTATTGAAACAAAAATAAAACTGTATAAAGAAGCAAATATTAAAGTATATCTCGGCGGAACTTTATTCGAAGCATTCATTATCCGTGACAAACTTGACGAGTACAAACGGTTGATCGATAAATTAAAAGTTGATGCCATTGAAGTTTCCGATGGCTCCATACTCATGGATCATGATGTGAAATGTAATTATATCAGCCAACTTTCAAAAACACATACTGTTCTTTCGGAAGTAGGCTCGAAGGAAGCTGGTATTATTACAGCTCCCAATAAATGGATACAAATGATGCAATCAGAAATTGATGCCGGATCATCATTTGTAATTGCCGAAGCACGCGAAAGCGGGACTGTAGGCATATACAGACCTAACGGAAATGCTCATGTAAGCCTCGTAACCAAAATCACATCAAAAATCGATAAGGATAAAATCTTGTGGGAAGCTCCTTTAAAATCACAACAAGTATGGTTCATCAAAGAGTTCGGATGTAATGTAAACCTTGGTAATATTGCTCCCAATGAAATCATACCATTGGAAACATTAAGGATTGGGCTACGCGGCGATACATTCTTCCAGTTTCTTCCTGATGAATTTCAGAAATTAAAAATAAAACCTAAAGCAAAATAA
- a CDS encoding cysteine desulfurase family protein: MIYLDNAATTPLDKEVIDEMTRVMQKHFGNPSSVHTLGREARVIIEDSRNMVAKLLNVSPSSIYFTSCGTESINMVFRSCVNDLGVRNIITSPIEHHAVLHAAENYRKENKCEISFVNIDKKGNINLNHLEELLKGKEKSLVCLMHVNNEIGNILPIKDVANICNSNNALFLCDTVQSMGKIVNDLRNINVDFAVCSAHKFHGPKGIGFLYLREGVKLQPMLHGGGQERNMRSGTENIYGIAGLAKAFEVAHRNLDKNISQIKSLKANMVQLLKKNIPDVAFNGESEENGIYHILNVVFPRTKKSDMLLYNLDIEGIAASGGSACNSGSISASHVLREIKSPEDRTSIRFSFSKYNTVEEIEKTIEILKKIL, from the coding sequence ATGATTTATCTCGACAACGCAGCAACCACGCCTCTCGACAAAGAGGTTATTGATGAAATGACTCGGGTTATGCAAAAGCATTTTGGTAATCCTTCTTCTGTTCATACTTTAGGACGCGAAGCGCGGGTTATCATTGAAGATTCAAGGAATATGGTTGCGAAACTGCTGAACGTTTCACCATCATCAATTTATTTTACCAGTTGCGGAACCGAAAGTATAAATATGGTTTTCAGAAGCTGTGTAAATGACCTGGGAGTCAGAAATATTATTACCAGTCCTATTGAACATCATGCCGTTTTACATGCTGCCGAAAATTATCGGAAAGAAAATAAATGTGAAATTTCCTTTGTGAATATTGATAAAAAAGGAAATATAAATTTAAATCACCTGGAAGAATTGCTGAAAGGAAAAGAGAAATCGTTGGTTTGTTTAATGCATGTAAATAATGAGATTGGAAATATACTTCCAATAAAAGATGTAGCCAATATTTGTAATTCAAATAATGCATTATTTCTTTGCGACACGGTTCAGTCGATGGGAAAGATTGTAAATGACCTGAGGAATATTAATGTTGATTTCGCTGTATGTTCAGCTCATAAATTTCATGGACCGAAAGGTATTGGTTTTTTATATTTGCGTGAAGGTGTAAAGCTTCAGCCTATGTTGCATGGTGGCGGACAAGAAAGGAATATGCGTTCGGGTACTGAAAATATTTATGGTATTGCAGGATTAGCAAAAGCATTTGAAGTGGCACATCGCAACCTTGATAAAAATATTTCACAAATAAAATCATTGAAAGCAAATATGGTTCAGTTGCTGAAAAAAAATATTCCAGATGTTGCTTTTAATGGAGAATCGGAAGAAAACGGGATTTATCATATTTTAAATGTTGTATTTCCGAGAACAAAAAAATCGGATATGCTTCTATATAATCTCGATATTGAAGGAATTGCCGCATCAGGTGGAAGCGCATGTAATTCGGGAAGTATAAGCGCTTCGCATGTTTTAAGAGAAATAAAATCGCCGGAAGACAGAACATCTATTCGTTTTTCATTCAGTAAATACAATACTGTTGAAGAAATTGAAAAAACCATTGAAATATTGAAAAAGATATTATAA
- a CDS encoding lipocalin family protein: MKKIFYMIIALSLFSCKQYKPLQTVNNVDIEKYAGKWYEIAAFPQVFQKGCSCSSAEYFTTSKNYVKVVNTCTVDGKQKKVEGKAFIVKGTGNSKLKVQFFWPFKGKYWIIYLENDYSIAVVGHPNRQYLWILARDKKISEEKYNSILEFLKNNDFDISKLVKTVHVCS; encoded by the coding sequence ATGAAAAAAATATTTTATATGATAATTGCTTTATCTCTTTTCTCGTGTAAACAATACAAGCCTTTGCAAACGGTGAATAATGTTGATATTGAAAAGTATGCCGGGAAATGGTATGAAATTGCCGCATTCCCACAAGTTTTCCAGAAAGGCTGTTCATGTAGTTCGGCAGAATATTTTACTACAAGTAAAAATTATGTGAAAGTAGTGAATACATGTACCGTTGATGGTAAACAGAAAAAAGTTGAAGGGAAAGCTTTTATTGTAAAAGGTACAGGAAATTCAAAACTGAAAGTGCAGTTTTTCTGGCCATTCAAAGGAAAATATTGGATTATATATTTAGAAAATGATTATAGTATTGCTGTGGTTGGGCACCCGAACAGGCAGTATTTATGGATACTTGCGAGAGATAAAAAAATCAGTGAAGAAAAATATAATTCTATTTTGGAGTTTTTGAAAAATAATGATTTCGATATTTCAAAACTGGTAAAAACAGTTCATGTTTGTAGTTAA
- a CDS encoding DedA family protein, with translation MGLTEFLVQYIVAFIESMGYASVLILMILESMIMPVPSEAVMPFAGFLVESGQFTFAGVIFFSTLGSIIGSLISYYLGYYGGRPLVERFGKYLFLDHHHLDITEKYFHKKGDITIFISRFIPIVRHLISIPAGIGKMNIWKFCIYTIIGAGMWNAFLTYVGIKLKENWNEILKYSSVIDIVVLGLLAFICIYAAYKLHKARKNNKV, from the coding sequence ATGGGACTAACTGAATTTCTTGTACAATATATTGTTGCTTTTATTGAAAGCATGGGATATGCCAGTGTATTAATATTAATGATACTGGAAAGTATGATCATGCCTGTACCCAGCGAAGCGGTTATGCCATTCGCAGGATTCCTTGTTGAGTCGGGTCAATTCACATTTGCAGGCGTAATATTTTTTAGCACACTGGGAAGTATCATTGGTTCGTTGATATCTTATTACCTCGGATATTATGGCGGACGACCTCTTGTTGAGCGATTCGGGAAATATCTTTTCTTGGACCATCATCATCTTGATATCACTGAAAAATATTTCCATAAAAAAGGCGACATCACTATTTTTATCAGTCGTTTTATTCCTATCGTTCGCCATCTTATTTCAATACCGGCAGGCATAGGGAAAATGAATATCTGGAAATTTTGTATCTATACTATTATTGGTGCTGGAATGTGGAATGCTTTCCTAACTTACGTTGGAATAAAACTTAAAGAGAACTGGAACGAAATTCTTAAATACAGCAGTGTAATTGATATTGTTGTTTTAGGGTTGCTTGCATTTATTTGTATTTATGCAGCTTATAAACTACACAAAGCAAGAAAAAATAATAAAGTTTAA
- a CDS encoding tetratricopeptide repeat protein has product MRDYEGHDEKEMKMLAHRFDEMLKCGEHYYFDVSEFEDIIENYFQENDIRKLTKAINYAQEQHPDSIVFVLRKAQLYASVNKSEKALQLLQQVEVVEPFNNELFMTKGAIYSQMKKYDKAIEEYNKATQDAEALDEVYINIAYEYENLNNFEKALYYLRKALKVNPENESALYEISFCYEQKNKLEESIQFFNEFIDDNPYSSIAWYNLGISYMLVEAFEKSIEAFDYAIAINPGFSSAYFNKGNALVSIEKYHDAISVYREVLDSEFPDAYTLYYIGECYENLKEYDNAIDSYRKALDIDNNIPDAWVGLGSVLDEMGKTEESINSILKAIQLQPMNHEYWYILADYQVKAGKIDDAIISYKKVASFDGENAEIWLDYSDAYMKLNDVENAIDVLIKGIELQPTNISYRYRLAAYLFLSGNNIEGFETLETALQQDYSRHTELFEYHNSFTLNQHILDIIELYKK; this is encoded by the coding sequence ATGAGAGATTACGAAGGGCATGATGAAAAAGAAATGAAGATGCTTGCACACCGCTTTGATGAAATGCTAAAGTGTGGCGAACATTATTATTTCGATGTTAGTGAATTTGAAGATATTATTGAAAATTATTTTCAGGAAAACGATATTCGCAAACTTACAAAAGCTATTAACTATGCACAAGAACAGCATCCTGATTCCATAGTTTTTGTATTAAGGAAAGCACAGTTATATGCTTCGGTAAATAAATCGGAGAAAGCTTTGCAATTATTACAACAGGTTGAAGTGGTTGAACCCTTCAACAACGAACTGTTCATGACCAAAGGCGCCATTTACAGCCAGATGAAAAAGTATGACAAAGCTATTGAGGAATATAATAAAGCTACACAAGATGCCGAAGCGCTCGATGAAGTGTATATCAATATTGCTTACGAATACGAGAACTTGAATAATTTTGAAAAAGCCTTATATTATTTAAGGAAAGCCTTAAAAGTAAATCCTGAAAATGAATCGGCTTTATATGAAATTTCATTTTGTTATGAACAAAAAAACAAACTGGAAGAATCAATTCAGTTTTTCAATGAGTTTATTGATGATAACCCATACTCTTCCATTGCATGGTATAACCTGGGAATATCATACATGCTGGTTGAAGCTTTTGAAAAATCAATTGAAGCATTCGATTATGCCATTGCTATCAATCCCGGTTTTTCGTCAGCATACTTTAATAAAGGCAACGCACTGGTTTCGATAGAAAAATATCACGATGCAATTTCTGTTTACAGGGAAGTTCTCGACTCTGAATTCCCCGACGCGTATACACTTTATTATATTGGCGAGTGTTATGAAAATTTGAAGGAATACGATAATGCCATTGATAGCTACAGGAAAGCCCTTGATATCGACAACAACATTCCCGATGCATGGGTAGGTCTGGGTTCGGTGTTAGATGAAATGGGAAAAACCGAAGAAAGCATTAACAGCATACTAAAAGCGATTCAGCTTCAACCCATGAATCATGAATACTGGTATATCCTTGCAGATTACCAGGTAAAGGCAGGAAAAATTGACGATGCAATAATCTCCTATAAAAAAGTAGCATCATTTGATGGTGAAAATGCTGAAATATGGCTTGATTATTCCGATGCTTACATGAAACTTAATGATGTTGAAAATGCAATTGATGTGCTCATTAAAGGGATTGAACTTCAACCAACCAACATCAGTTACCGGTACCGGTTAGCTGCTTATCTTTTCTTAAGCGGAAATAATATTGAAGGATTTGAAACCCTTGAAACAGCATTACAACAAGATTATTCGCGGCATACTGAACTTTTTGAATATCATAATTCATTTACATTGAACCAGCATATTCTGGATATTATTGAACTTTATAAAAAATAA
- a CDS encoding T9SS type A sorting domain-containing protein produces the protein MKKIKSFFTLLLFLFANCLFAQPGALDSDWDADGKITTDFNTTYDFLYSLAVQSDGKVIAAGYLNAATSDFAVARYNTDGTLDNTFSVDGKVTTAIGTDDDQAFSVALQDDGKIVLCGASFNSSDYDFAVVRYNADGTLDNTFDSNGSTTTAIGTGNDIAQSLAIQPDGKIVAAGFSMSTSGWDFAVVRYNSDGSLDTDFSTDGKVTTAIGTTDDRGYAVAIQPDGKIVVAGLSYNGSDMDFALVRYNSDGTLDINFGTNGKVTTAIGTGEDVALSMALQSDGKIVLAGYSYNGSTPDIALARYNSDGTLDTGFSSDGKVTTDIASEEDRAYSVKIQADNKILVGGLTSISSNYDFALVRYNSDGTLDTDFSSDGKVTTAIGPSLDYAYAMTIQPNGRILLGGISTNGSNYDFAITRYLSGLNIGVVEFSKSEKNILVYPNPIQQNSVLEYTLDKNENISIRMVDMQGKTVKTFIDNEKQNAGDHKQNIFIPQEIPAGSYFIVISSESGQEKIKIIK, from the coding sequence ATGAAAAAGATAAAATCATTTTTCACGCTATTATTATTTTTATTCGCCAACTGTTTATTTGCACAACCCGGAGCGCTCGACAGCGACTGGGATGCAGACGGCAAAATCACCACCGACTTCAATACGACTTATGATTTTTTATATTCACTTGCTGTACAAAGCGACGGAAAAGTAATTGCTGCCGGTTACCTGAATGCAGCAACTTCAGATTTTGCAGTTGCGCGATACAATACTGACGGAACATTAGATAACACATTCAGTGTTGACGGAAAAGTTACTACAGCTATCGGAACTGATGACGATCAAGCCTTTTCTGTTGCTTTGCAGGATGACGGAAAAATTGTTTTATGCGGAGCATCATTCAATAGTTCCGATTACGATTTTGCAGTTGTACGATACAATGCCGATGGCACGCTTGATAACACCTTCGATTCAAATGGAAGCACCACCACAGCAATAGGCACAGGAAACGACATTGCACAATCACTGGCAATTCAACCCGACGGAAAAATTGTTGCAGCAGGTTTTTCAATGAGTACTTCCGGTTGGGATTTTGCAGTTGTGCGCTATAACTCTGATGGGTCCTTAGACACAGACTTTAGCACCGATGGAAAAGTTACTACAGCAATAGGTACAACTGATGACAGAGGTTATGCTGTCGCCATACAACCTGATGGAAAAATAGTTGTAGCAGGGCTTTCATATAATGGCTCCGACATGGATTTTGCATTAGTACGTTATAATTCTGATGGTACATTAGATATTAATTTTGGAACGAATGGTAAAGTAACAACAGCTATTGGAACCGGTGAAGATGTTGCATTATCAATGGCGCTGCAAAGTGATGGTAAAATAGTTCTTGCCGGATATTCGTACAACGGTTCTACTCCAGATATTGCGCTTGCACGTTATAATTCTGATGGGACACTTGATACAGGCTTTAGCTCTGATGGTAAAGTTACCACTGATATTGCTTCTGAAGAAGACCGGGCATATTCTGTTAAAATTCAAGCGGACAATAAAATATTAGTCGGAGGTTTAACAAGCATTTCATCAAATTACGATTTTGCTCTTGTTAGGTATAATTCTGATGGCACACTCGACACCGATTTCAGTTCCGATGGCAAAGTAACCACAGCCATTGGCCCTTCACTTGATTACGCTTATGCAATGACAATACAACCTAACGGAAGAATTTTATTAGGTGGCATTTCAACGAATGGGAGCAATTACGATTTTGCAATCACACGTTATTTATCAGGTTTGAATATTGGAGTTGTTGAATTTTCAAAATCAGAAAAAAATATTCTTGTTTATCCCAACCCTATTCAGCAAAATTCAGTACTTGAATATACACTTGATAAAAATGAGAATATTTCAATTCGCATGGTTGATATGCAAGGTAAAACAGTAAAAACATTTATTGATAACGAAAAGCAGAATGCAGGTGATCACAAACAAAATATTTTTATTCCTCAAGAAATACCTGCCGGTTCATACTTTATAGTAATATCAAGCGAAAGCGGACAAGAAAAAATTAAAATTATAAAATAA
- a CDS encoding glycosyltransferase, producing the protein MLYLFRILEKLVIIYFSLYFIIDLFLFISSLFIHRKIRKKENTNYNYNSYSISIIVPAYNEEVSIVDCIKMLANVDYENFEIIVVNDGSKDNTFKKMLEAFSLTEIEFNLHTKIKTNTIRNVYRDIDNKIILINKVNGGKADSVNAGINLSTKDYICTIDADSILDDQALKKVIQPMIDNKFNFVTGGFLATSNDLVISNNKVVNHKMPKNIWVLWQIVEYIKSFMIARLSLSKVNMLLIMSGAFSLFKKKDLLAVGGFLSEYNNHPYILKSLGAKHKTVCEDMEIVIRLWRYYKENKIKGKASFLPDPVCWTEVPDNYKNLFKQRSRWHQGLGESLKIHRKIMFEPSYGTIGLLAMPYYFFFEFLSPFIKLFSLTFLIALSIFDVIDAEWMLLLLISILLITTIIMSVITVLLEAKSKTEITVNRKTLRYNTFTDWVWLLTTSIIGSFSYEFFKVAAQFKGIINIIQNKNEWNKFERKGLNTIEPPTQIT; encoded by the coding sequence ATGTTATATCTTTTTAGAATACTTGAAAAGTTAGTTATCATATATTTCTCATTATATTTCATTATTGATTTATTTCTTTTCATCTCTTCGCTTTTCATTCATAGAAAAATCAGGAAAAAAGAAAATACGAATTATAATTACAATTCCTACTCAATATCAATCATTGTTCCTGCATACAACGAAGAGGTATCAATAGTCGATTGTATTAAAATGCTTGCCAATGTAGATTATGAGAACTTTGAAATAATTGTTGTTAACGATGGTTCTAAAGACAATACCTTTAAAAAAATGCTTGAAGCATTTTCGTTAACTGAAATAGAATTTAATCTCCATACAAAAATTAAAACTAACACTATAAGAAATGTTTATCGCGACATCGATAACAAAATCATATTAATCAATAAAGTTAACGGGGGCAAAGCCGATTCGGTTAATGCAGGAATAAACCTCTCTACCAAAGACTATATCTGTACAATTGATGCCGATTCCATACTTGACGACCAGGCGCTGAAAAAAGTTATACAGCCCATGATCGATAATAAATTCAATTTTGTAACAGGCGGCTTCCTTGCCACTTCAAACGACCTGGTAATTTCTAACAATAAAGTTGTAAATCATAAAATGCCTAAAAATATTTGGGTGTTATGGCAAATCGTAGAGTATATCAAATCGTTCATGATTGCAAGGTTAAGCCTGAGCAAAGTAAATATGCTGCTAATTATGTCGGGAGCTTTTTCTTTGTTCAAAAAAAAGGATTTATTAGCAGTAGGCGGATTTCTTTCAGAATATAATAATCATCCTTATATATTAAAATCGCTCGGAGCAAAACATAAAACAGTATGCGAAGACATGGAAATTGTTATTCGCTTATGGAGGTATTACAAAGAAAATAAAATCAAAGGGAAAGCCTCTTTCCTCCCCGACCCTGTATGCTGGACAGAAGTCCCCGACAATTATAAAAACCTTTTCAAGCAACGTTCGCGCTGGCACCAGGGATTAGGTGAATCATTAAAGATTCACCGGAAAATTATGTTTGAACCAAGTTATGGTACTATTGGGTTACTGGCTATGCCATATTATTTTTTCTTTGAATTTCTTTCGCCTTTTATAAAATTATTCAGTCTTACTTTTCTGATTGCACTTTCAATATTCGATGTAATTGATGCCGAATGGATGTTACTTTTACTAATAAGTATTCTTCTTATAACAACAATAATCATGAGCGTTATAACCGTATTACTTGAAGCTAAAAGTAAAACAGAAATAACTGTTAACAGGAAAACCTTACGATACAATACTTTTACTGATTGGGTATGGTTATTAACCACAAGTATTATCGGAAGTTTTTCTTATGAATTTTTTAAAGTCGCTGCACAATTTAAAGGAATCATCAATATCATACAAAACAAAAACGAGTGGAATAAATTTGAAAGAAAAGGACTAAACACAATTGAACCCCCAACACAAATTACATAA
- a CDS encoding CDC27 family protein, which produces MKKNYIFIFLLIIGISLSNKAFLQNISDTTSVEYLMLQGKNAYTSGNIEKSNYYYEKVLKLNNNNFDAKFAIATNYFRLEEYKKSLQIYNSLLDVTPINTDVLNGIAKCYIKLEEYNDAMTFSKKSLAINNKQMDIYFDLAFLYIVKGKLDSATYFYKEVLNIDSSNADAYAGIGKMYYWQDKPVTAAKYYNKALQIDMSNTDNKNYLKLINDDLAYNVSLTFMKISEEESSYKISAFLQRYGVEKRIKDYFSLSLYTLWDYSNRDNLYFDDVKRWYDNTWIKPTFIFKSNRISLFAGASGNDSKITSYGFTWSTSFNLNKIKFRNYLTAAYDYFYYWNKVGQNFYQNTLGITYKRLSLWGTYRYAIIKDNYVWDITEKTDNPNTRYNIELKYEFFKNPKITLGVNQFNMNYKYASPLYYSPDNRTITGASISNYFKLKKFYTYEEFLYGQDSDAVEQTSGSIEFGYELNKMSFALNGNYFKNEFYKSSNFQFSIKRSF; this is translated from the coding sequence ATGAAAAAAAACTACATTTTTATTTTTTTATTAATCATTGGAATATCCTTATCAAATAAGGCATTTTTACAAAACATTTCCGATACTACTTCTGTTGAGTATTTAATGCTGCAAGGGAAAAATGCATATACTAGTGGCAACATTGAAAAATCAAATTATTATTATGAAAAAGTTTTGAAATTAAACAATAATAATTTCGATGCAAAATTCGCAATTGCTACAAATTATTTCAGATTAGAAGAATACAAGAAATCTCTTCAGATTTACAATTCACTACTTGATGTAACGCCTATAAACACTGATGTATTAAATGGTATCGCTAAATGCTATATCAAACTTGAAGAGTATAATGATGCAATGACATTCTCAAAAAAATCATTAGCGATTAACAACAAACAAATGGATATATATTTTGATTTGGCATTCTTATATATTGTTAAAGGAAAACTCGACTCTGCAACATATTTTTATAAAGAAGTATTAAACATTGACAGCTCAAATGCCGATGCCTACGCAGGTATCGGAAAAATGTATTACTGGCAGGACAAACCTGTCACAGCAGCAAAATACTATAACAAAGCCTTACAAATTGACATGTCGAATACTGACAACAAAAATTACTTAAAGCTGATCAATGATGATTTAGCTTATAATGTTTCATTGACATTCATGAAAATTTCAGAAGAAGAATCATCATATAAAATCTCGGCATTCCTACAACGATATGGAGTTGAAAAAAGGATTAAAGATTATTTTTCATTATCATTATATACACTATGGGATTATTCAAACAGGGATAATTTATATTTTGATGATGTAAAAAGATGGTATGACAATACATGGATTAAACCAACTTTTATTTTCAAATCGAACCGCATAAGCTTGTTTGCCGGTGCAAGTGGCAATGATTCAAAAATTACTTCATATGGTTTTACATGGAGCACTTCATTCAACCTGAACAAAATAAAATTCAGAAATTATCTTACAGCAGCATACGACTATTTTTATTACTGGAATAAAGTTGGACAAAATTTTTATCAGAATACTTTAGGCATAACATACAAAAGACTTAGTCTATGGGGAACATATCGCTATGCAATTATTAAAGATAATTATGTATGGGATATTACTGAAAAGACTGATAACCCAAATACCCGATACAACATTGAACTAAAATATGAGTTTTTCAAGAACCCAAAAATTACTTTAGGCGTAAATCAGTTTAATATGAATTACAAATATGCTTCACCATTATACTATTCACCTGATAACAGAACCATTACCGGTGCTTCCATTTCAAATTATTTTAAACTAAAAAAATTCTATACTTATGAAGAATTTTTATACGGACAGGATAGTGATGCTGTTGAACAAACTTCAGGCTCAATTGAATTTGGCTATGAATTAAATAAGATGAGTTTTGCATTAAATGGAAATTATTTTAAAAACGAATTCTATAAAAGCAGTAACTTTCAATTTTCAATTAAGAGGTCTTTCTGA